From Girardinichthys multiradiatus isolate DD_20200921_A chromosome 19, DD_fGirMul_XY1, whole genome shotgun sequence:
GGGTGCGGTGCTGGAGAGCCCAGAGACGGGTGGTGTCCTCCGAGGAGGAATACAGGTGCTGATCAATTATCATTAACAGGGAGCACCGACACTGATGCTGAGCTCAGTTAGACCAACTAGTCCTCGACTTACTACTAAAAAAACTCCAAACAGGCCTGAGGTAGTTTAATCAGGTGAAACACTCAGTTTGTTTTCAGTTGATACATTTAATCGATCTAGTGCAAACTCGGAATAGAAGTGAACTCAGTTCAGCTTTCACAGTCACGCTTATATTCAATTAAGAATCCAGTTCGACTcaattaagattttatttacaaaatcagATTTGAGACAGTAAATACAATATAAAtcacatagatagatagatagatagatagatagatagatagatagatagatagatagatagatagatagatagatagatagatagatagatagatagatagatagatagatagatagatagatagatagatagatagatagatagatagatagatagatagatagatagatagatagatagatagatagatagatagatagatagatagatagatagatagatagccTAACACCACTGCTGACAACCAAAATCTCAAAAGAACATCTGACATTCTCAAAAattaggaaaatattctgtgaactgACAAAAGTAGACCTTTTTGGAAGGTTATATCTGGTGCAGTTGGAACACAGTTAATTACAGTGGAAGAGGCGTCAGAAGGTGatgatcagccaatcagagaggaCTAGGGATAACATTAGAGATACGTCACTTTAGACAGCCAATAATTAAGGGACTGCTCTGCTTTTCTTAGAAAAAGAGCCAAAAATATCAATTATCTATTACTTTAGGCATAAAGTtatgtaatgactgaaatagttttcacaTTCAAAGCTGTAAAATCCCAGCTGAAAACCATCAGTTCAAACAAGCATTTTTACCATGAATAAGCACCATTGTCTTCTTATTTTGTTCTctgatgatttttttgttttattttttaactttcatTGCTTTTCACTTTGGTAAGGTGACCTTGTGGGTCCTGAAATGCaactttaattattaaaatgtattcttcTCATTGTTTTAAAGCTTCTGAATTTCTAGATTGATATAATAAGATTATTCCCATGAAGGAGGTTGAAAACCAttcagacaaatctttatttgaGAATGACACTTAATGAGgacacaaaaacattaatatcatctaatatttttcttttacatttcaaCAAGCCACCTCTCTCTGACTCAGAGAAGTGAGAGCGAGCCAAAGTTAAGTCAGCTTTAAAGACTGGAAAAGCTATGACACAGCAGACCTGAGTGACTCTCTGCTAATAAGGCGACTGTTGGTCTGGCTCATGTTATGATATGAATCATGGCCCCAGACTCTTGTCTCTGACTGGCCTCCATGAGGGGTTGGACAGTAATGATGTACTGGAAGAAAAGCATAGATCAACACAGCAGGAGTGTGAGAAATGTTTGACGAGGAGATCAAAGTTGTGTTTCGTGGTCTTAAATCAGGAGCAGAGAAAGAGGTAGTGACTATTTCCATCTCATTCTCTCTATTCCTGCTTCCTGGTGTTAAAACCTGCTTCATTCACAGCAAGTTAGGTTGGGTGGTTTTTATCTGGCTATATCAAAGCTAAATCAGACAGCAAATCAATACAAACTGTATTTGATTAGGTTACAGGAGGATTCTTGGCTAAAATGTAATCCTTCAACCCATCAGGAGCATGCTCCTGTAGGCAGCTGGGGTTTTCTGCACAGCTTGTGTGACAGATGACACTGCTGAAGCCCCGTTGACTTAACTTAAAATTCTTAGCTGCTTGCTCTGCCATAGACACTAAAACTCTGCCGCAAACACATACATCCGGAGAGGCTGACAGACACAAAACTGGAAACCAGACGCACAAATAACGGGGAAGCTAAGGGGAGGGCTGGGCTTGTGGCAGGCATACTGAGGTGACAGCCATGGTAATTTTCTGTGGCAGATTTCAGGCTGAGAATGGTGATGTGGGGGGAAACGCTGCATTAGAGATGCTGCGCTGCTCCAAAGCGTGAGGCACAAACACAAAGCTGGATCAGGAGATACAACAGGAAGACTATGtggaaacaaagagaaaaaacagcatATGTGTTCATCATTTTTACACTATGTCTCACAAAAGAAAACGTAATATGTGTTGTAAAAATTGCTTGTTTTGAGGTCTTGTGTTGTGTGAGTTTAGGTATTTTAATCAACCAATCACCTGGCAGCAACTTAGTGCATTGAGGCATTTAGATGTGGTAAATACAACTTGCTGAGGTTCAAACTaagcatcagaatgaggaagaaaagGGATTCAAATCACTTTGACCTTTGTCTGAGTATTTCAACACTACTAATCAACCAACATTTTCACACACCATAATTTCCCAGGTTTACGGAAAATGGttcaaggaaaaagaaaaatatccacCTATTGGCAGTCGTGTGAACAAAGATGCCCTGACGTATTCAGAGGTCAGTGGAGAATGAGAAGACTGGTTCGAGATGATAGAAAGGCAGTAATactttgaattaaattactttttacaACCAAGGTTGTAGAATACTATCTCTGAAGAGGAGTGAGGAGAAAAAACACCCCTGGAGGGGTGTTGATGGTTCTTGagcaggagaagatgcttccCAGACTGATTGGCAGCAGGAGGTGAGGCTGGGAAGCATCTTCTACTGTTCAAGAACCACCAACCCCAGCACCCCCCAGGGGTAttttctctccccactcctcttctccctctacacaaacaACTGCACTTCAGCGGACCTGTGAAACTGTGAAACCCCTGAAGTTTTCAGATGACACCACTATCATTGCCCTGACCCGGGACAAAGAAGATACAGATAGGAGGTGGATAGGTTGGTCCACTAGTGTGGTCAAAACCAACTGGAGCTTAACCtactaaagacagtagagatgacGATGGACTTATCAAAGAACCCAAGAAACCGAGGTTACAGTTTTATCACTCACTGTATATATTAGCCCAGTTTTAGTGAGTTTTAACCCTTGAGTTTTAGTTTTAACCCTTACCCTAATCCCGCGATCCACTATGGAAGaggcggtagaaaatgactgacattaTATCCATTCATAAGTTGtcctgttttttgtcttttttgaaatgtgtagTCTTATCAAATCACAGTTTTTGCATGAAACAGGAAGGTGAATTGCTGCCATCTCGTGGGCCGATTGTGGAAGTGCATCCCTGTTGTGACTTTACTTTTAGTACTATTAAAGCTGtgtttaacatttaaacataCAAAATGTTGGACAAAGTACTTCAGTATATGTTAGATGACTGAAAATGAAAGATAAGCACAATTTATCTGTTGCTGCTACTGTGTATTTATTTGAATTGGATGATGTTATGTAAAACtacaacaattttattttaaaagaagacTTCTcgatgcaaaaaataaataaataatggctAATCTTGAAAATTCAGCTCTGGACAACACGGGAGCCAATATGAGGTTGGGCACTCCTGTAAAGCTGTCTGACCCGCGGGTGTAAAGTTACGAGCTCACAGGACACACCTCCAAGGGGGAGTTTCCTGGGAGCTGTGGAGCAGGAGCCTCGGTGGAGCGTTGCTCCTGCAGAAACTGGTCTGACTCGGAGCGGTTGGTGTGCAGGTTGCGGCTGAGCGCAGTTCCTGCAGCTCAAGACGGGGAAACGCCCGGGATGGGCCACTCTTTACGCGCGGCTGCCCTCCTGGCGTTCGTGGTCCTTTCTGTTCTGGTGTCACTCCTCATTACGAGCGTGAAGCAGTTTGGATCGGGATCAACGCGCTTTTCCAACGCAACAGATGAGGAGGAGTTGGCGGCGCTGCGCAGGGCGCTGGATCTCCAACTCAGGGAGAGACGGAAAGAAATCCTCCCGCTGCTCCTACCGTATGATGAGAATAAAGACGGAGTGTTGGAAGAAGTTCATCATTTCTCAGAGTTGGACCAGATCTCTGTTTTGGATTTCAGTCTGTGGAATGAGGTCACGCTTGGCTCCGGGAAGGCGCACCGGGATAGGATGGGCTGTGAGTCTCTCATGGACGTACGGGCGGCGGAGGTTCTTGGGTCGGGATACACCAAACTGGTGGTGAAGGCGAATCTGGCCGGAGGTCAGCCCGTAGCGCTGAAGCTGGTCAACGAGCAGGGCATCGACATGAGCAAGTGTGTGGAGGATTTTAAAGACCCGCAGGGCTGCAGGGAGCTGGTCTCCTATAAGCTGCAGAAAGAAATGCTCCTGCTGCAGAGGCTGCGCCATCCCAACGTCATCAAGGTGAAAAGTTTGAGCCGAACATCTTAATTACCACATTTCACTGCATATTCAAGGGCTGCATGTGGCGTTGAAAAGCCTCTGAGCTGTGGAAATGGAATACTGCTGGATTTTATCCTGACTTTCCGATTCTTCTCCCACTGCTCAGATTTTCCTTTGTCTCAGAGTGAAGGAGCTGGATAGAAGGTCTCCCAGGCTCTGCAGGCCCTTCCCGTCTAATCAAATTAAATTCCCTGACCCTCCTCTGACCTCTGCGTCCAGTTTGGCAGGAGCACACAATGCTCCTCTGTCCTGGTTTCATCTGAGACCCACAGCTCCTATTCAATCAGACCATCACAGCTCAATTTAGAAGCAAACCCAAGCGACTGTCTCTGGCCTGTGTGTTACAACTCAATTGAATCATTTTAACAGGATAATGTGATTTCACCGTCACGTCGGATTGGAAGagcattttattgcttttaaatgCATCAACCTGATGTGATTTTTATCATATTTACTGTGCTGAAATGCAATAACCAAGTTATTCTTCCCTCTGCAGCTAAAGGGCCACTGTTCAGGAGTCCAGGGTGGAGGAGGAGTAGAAAAAGGGAGAGTCACAGTCATTCTGGAGCAGGGGACTCCTCTCCAGATGATCCAGCTGCTCCAGACTCCCTGGGAGGACAGATTCAGGGTGAGCACAGCAGCTTcttctcgttttttttttttttttttttttttgctgttcctTCTCCCAACACAGAAGAGAGTGGAGGCCTCTGTCACGTGAGCAGATCAGTGCTCCTGCTGGCAGAGGAGGGAGGTCTGACATCCGCCTCTCCAGGGAATATGATCAGGCACTGACTGGAACGGAGATAGACTCGGGAGTTAATCCGCTGCTCACTAAAACACACACTGTCATGTGAACAGGTTCAGGTGTGCTCACAGTGGGAGTGTTTGACAGACAGAGTCGGTGGGTGGTAGATTGAATATACAAGTAATTATCTCAGCTCTGGATCTTTTTCTGCTACATCACCTGAATCATGATACCCCTGACAGGTTGGCCGGGCCCCCTGCAGGGTGCATTAATCCGTGGGTGTAAGGTTTCCCCCTGCATACTTTTTTTGCTCTGCCCTGCTCCAAACAAGTAACATTCAAGCAACTCCCAACATTACCGAACCCTGTGGTCCTGTTTGCAACAGTTGTGGCTCTATCAGCACGTGCTTATagagcatttttttctttttaatttttactacTGCATTTAAAAATAGTACATAACTAGTTATTGAAAATGGCTTCAAAATCTGGTTGAAGAAACTCACCTAAATTCAATTGGTCTTAGAATTTATCCTCTCATTTCTAGAGGTGGCCAATTTCTGTTTGAATACtgatattttgaacaaaaataGTCAactgtactggaattctaatatcccctcagggatcaatgaagtatctttgaattgaattgaattgaattgaaaaaacaaaactgatttctcttaaaagacaataataataagacaataatttaaaaaagtagatAATTTAATCTGAACTAAAACATCTCAAAATAAATCAGCTAAGAATTGCTAATTATAATTTAAACATTCACAGTGGGCACGAAAACAAGTaacctcttgttttttttttcttccgtGTTTCAAAAAGTATAATCTTCTcattaaagcatttattttgaaCTTGTAATAATTTTTCAATAAGTTAGATTGAATTggttgtggaaaaaacatgcttAATGTTCCCAGAATTTATTTGTaactaaatatgaaataatttacatttttcacaatATAGATTTGAATAATTCTTTATTTGTACCTCAGTTGGGCTCTACTAGTGTAATAGCAACAAAGTGATCAATTAGaagcacacacatacatacataaaaaacaccaaataagtaaaaaaaaaaaaaaacctctacatgtgacaaaaatacaaaatgcaaaaaactaaATACTGAAGAATAAACAGGACTGTAAATTCTAAAATATGCAACCATATTAGAATAAACAGTGGCTGTACAAACTGTACTTataatattttgcaaaaataagCTATAACATTACAGACAGTTACagaactgtgaaaaagtatttgccccctcacatttgtttttctttttttctttttttttgttgcagttaaatgtttgaaatcataaagtaaattaaaatttaGTTCTCAGATTTATTAAGAGAAACGTTATTCAAACCAGTctgaccctatgtgaaaaagtaattgccccatTGATAAAATAACTGTGTTTAACTTTTTCCTGTTCGGTTTTATTAGTCACAGCCAGGCTTTAATTCTGTTTAACCGGCAGAAAAATCACTTCTAAAgcacctgtctgacaacatgaagttggCTGAAAGATCTCAAGAAGCAGCACATATTTAGTTCGGTGCGCCGAACTAAATTTCAGGAACAGATGAGACACAAAGTCATTGAcctctatcagtctggaaatggttacacagccatttctaaggccttgggactccagtgaaccacagtgagaaccattctccacaaatggagaaaacatggaacagtggagaaccttcccaggacgAGCTGATCTATCCAAACGactccaagagcacatcaacaacaaaataattgggaacaacatctaaagccctGTGGGCCTCATTTATCTAAGTTAATATCACTGTTAGTGAGACTGGGAAACGGTCGCACTTATGGGAGAGTTCTAAGACCAAAACCTCTGCtgaccaaaatgaacacaaaggcctgtctaacatttgccaaaaaaaggTCTGGATGatcttcaagactgttggggAAAATATTCTATGGACTGAAGAGATAAAAGTGAAACTTCTTGGACTGTGTGTCCCATTACATCTGTCTTAAAACTAACTGcgttttagaaaaacaatactgacagtgaaacatggtggtggtagtgtgatggtctgggactgatttgctgcttcaggacctggatgacttgctgtaatggatgaaaccatgaattctgcttgaaggggaatgtccagccatcaccaaccttaagctcaagcacactCGAGTTGTGCAGCAGAGCAATGACCGAAAGGACACCAGGACGTCCACCTCTCAGTGgctcagaaaatgaaaatgaaggttttggagtggcctaatcAAATGCTTTCCAATGGGAAAGCATTACAGCAAGCAAATGCTTGAAAGCAGGATTAGGGGGTGTTTTCTTTCCACACAGGACCAGGAtggtttgaatagtttttttaagTGTCACAAGGAAGCACAAAGGAGATAAAATTTGTAgaggaaaatactttttacagcaCCATACATCAGTTTGCCTGTAATATTTTTTCAGCTTGTAAGACATTAGCTCTAGGGTAATTATTTAACCCCGAACTGATCAGGTTTTGGCATGTCTGATCTCCAGGTGTGTCTGGATCTAGTCCGGCTCCTGCACTTCCTCTCCCGGTCTCCTCTGGGCTCCGTGGGGCTGCTGGACTTCCAGCCGCGGCAGTTCGTCACCGTGTCCGGCGAGCTGAAGCTCACCGACCTGGACGACATCAGCGCGGAGGAGACCGCCTGTCGGACGGACGCCGACTGCACGCTCCAGTTTCTGCACAGAAACTTCACCCTGCCTTGCTCGTCTCGGGGCGTATGTGAGGACCTAAACGAAAAGAGGAACATTTATAATGCCTACAGGTAGGAAAGAAGAGGAAGTGACAGTTTTACTGCATGATGGATGTGCTCTGGATGAATGGGACTAAAATACAGGTTAAGCTGACATCTAAAATAATGACAGTAAAGATAAAGACAAACAGCTGGAAATATTCTGTTTGATGGAGGTGTGATGGTTGAAAAAAAACAGTATTCCTCTTAAACCGGTCCGGATTTCTGACAGCTTTATGGTTGTAACAGCAGAGTGGGAAAAGTCATGTTCAGggtctgtttttctctctctgaaCGACTCCTTTTGCCCCGCTGCAGGTTTTTTTTCACCTACCTGCTGCCCCACCAGGCCCCACCCGGCCTCACACACCTGGTAGACCACATCATGAACACCACAGGTGAGGACAGGACACACACCGACATGATTAACTATCAAAGATCAGAGAGTGTATCATTCCATCACAGCCATCGTGTATTGGCATGCCTTTaaggtttttttaatttaataagcTCAACAAGTTGCCTCCTGACACATCATAGTGCTTTGAAACAAGTTTTATATTACGATCATAACACTTGGATCAAACTGTGAAgctgaaaaatgacaaaattatcTATACTGGCCAGACCTTTGAGCGTGCAGACCAGACTGAATTCATTATGTGTGTCCAGGGGAGCTGAAAGCCAACATCAATCAGACTCTGGAGGCCTTTGAACACATCCTCCTCCTGTACAAATCAGGCCTACACCTGGACAACCTGCACCCTTCAATACTGAGAGGTAAGAACTGGAGAAATGAAAGCTGCTCTTCATGAAGCCATTTTAGAGACGGGCCTTCAATCTGAACCtctgttttcattttagaagttggaaaaaaatgaaagacagTTGTTTCTCTTGTTCGGGTGTTGTCTGACAAGTTTATTAGGCAGCTGGAATGAGAGGAGGAGACCAACAAAGTGGGATTAATCCTGCACAACTCTGATTAGGGTTAAGTTATTTAGGTATTCACACCCCGtctcatgttgcaaccacaaacttggtATTAAGAGGAttatatgtcagtcagtcagtcagtttctgccgcttattccatagtgggtcgcagggaagctgg
This genomic window contains:
- the pkdccb gene encoding extracellular tyrosine-protein kinase PKDCC; amino-acid sequence: MVLEQEKMLPRLIGSRSYELTGHTSKGEFPGSCGAGASVERCSCRNWSDSERLVCRLRLSAVPAAQDGETPGMGHSLRAAALLAFVVLSVLVSLLITSVKQFGSGSTRFSNATDEEELAALRRALDLQLRERRKEILPLLLPYDENKDGVLEEVHHFSELDQISVLDFSLWNEVTLGSGKAHRDRMGCESLMDVRAAEVLGSGYTKLVVKANLAGGQPVALKLVNEQGIDMSKCVEDFKDPQGCRELVSYKLQKEMLLLQRLRHPNVIKLKGHCSGVQGGGGVEKGRVTVILEQGTPLQMIQLLQTPWEDRFRVCLDLVRLLHFLSRSPLGSVGLLDFQPRQFVTVSGELKLTDLDDISAEETACRTDADCTLQFLHRNFTLPCSSRGVCEDLNEKRNIYNAYRFFFTYLLPHQAPPGLTHLVDHIMNTTGELKANINQTLEAFEHILLLYKSGLHLDNLHPSILRDYTVMRAMRTSGDVEYRCWPSYSQQGCVLSVHSAREAAYICNSHSQCNSFTLTGQKTWTGRFLASFRSSFGHLVPNGASEVYVKRSKVHQPPSS